A region from the Aegilops tauschii subsp. strangulata cultivar AL8/78 chromosome 5, Aet v6.0, whole genome shotgun sequence genome encodes:
- the LOC109782597 gene encoding uncharacterized protein, with protein MEDESSQDSSVQYMNLPDDEAMHYRIPASIEDQDYSGIETSPIVLCYQHGVVAERRVAFEAFNTGRRFLVCPKNEDDNCGIVLWVDPEWPPTLQNALLKLWEMYHDSKSDRRKDNLESSLTIHHLTEENNNLEVNYDKLAEDVHQLFNAQEDRMVDFSYLQAKMQSVHVSESVVSDMKTEMGKKDAEIFKLEEKYKVLMNLTKSQGTVIQNLKFNHLKEKEVLSTSTRNLQFQVDELKKSEEKLTQENTQLLIHMGDLKKGHDKLTTRRDQLKIQIAELLKSEEKNKQKLKGIQDILSE; from the exons ATGGAAGACGAGAGCAGCCAGGACTCGAGCGTGCAATACATGAACCTCCCCGACGACGAAGCCATGCATTACCGG ATCCCTGCTAGCATTGAAGACCAAGACTACAGTGGCATTGAGACATCACCCATCGTTCTTTGCTACCAGCATGGTGTGGTGGCTGAGAGGCGTGTAGCATTTGAAGCATTTAACACGGGCAGGAGGTTCTTAGTCTGTCCTAAAAAT GAAGATGACAACTGTGGTATTGTTCTCTGGGTTGACCCAGAGTGGCCTCCTACATTGCAGAATGCCTTGTTGAAGCTATGGGAAATGTATCATGATAGCAAGAGTGATAGGAGGAAGGATAACCTGGAGAGTTCACTCACTATTCACCATTTGACAGAAGAAAATAATAATCTAGAGGTCAACTATGACAAATTGGCTGAAGATGTGCACCAACTGTTCAATGCTCAAGAGGATAGGATGGTAGATTTCAGCTATTTGCAGGCTAAGATGCAGAGTGTGCATGTTTCTGAGTCAGTTGTATCCGACATGAAGACAGAGATGGGGAAGAAAGATGCAGAGATCTTCAAGCTGGAGGAGAAGTATAAAGTACTGATGAACCTGACAAAATCTCAAGGCACTGTCATCCAGAACCTGAAGTTCAATCATCTAAAAGAAAAGGAAGTGCTTAGTACATCCACCAGGAACCTGCAATTCCAGGTTGATGAACTCAAAAAATCTGAGGAAAAGCTCACCCAGGAGAACACCCAGCTGCTCATTCACATGGGTGATCTCAAGAAGGGGCATGACAAGCTCACAACAAGGAGGGATCAGCTAAAGATTCAGATTGCTGAACTGTTGAAGTCAGAGGAGAAGAACAAGCAGAAATTGAAGGGGATCCAGGACATCTTGTCAGAATGA
- the LOC109782593 gene encoding uncharacterized protein, whose protein sequence is MAMDTSPRLYRRLRKASDISIATTAPSSSKRMRTKEEHSSCCEDKISSLPEEILIMILDKLDARTTVTTTILSKRWLDLPRRSHTFYDLSIYDILPPRYHRLKKIAVETKASYEVVKRTQNLTDICDKYDRYNAIKDRSEQWMRKVRLLTPILQRYERLAMRCYVKRVNAFLLPPDNVQRRSFQKLRLQTFWRPGLDEWFTAAVGRWGVEDLEIVVESPCKQFGFYPLNRCQNVRLKRLLLSNFCHYYGTPPLFFQRLTTITLCKGSSRPHLVYDILRDCLQLVDLRLRDGPYSRAPLHVNFPNSRLKNLQVDNCDIFKIYLTSVPCLETFACRGQPTKLRYGEVPRLRHVSLNFLETGYAYTGEHDLVPRKNTHSLSKFFKGVPPPVEELFLQLRGHQMWMKPTAIISRLNNLKKLFIANVPMDWDTFWIFTLFAAAPYLQSLHVHFDNNLEKVSAAGSLDVQVEQPQHHHLRELVVIGFDGVAWQTGFVKRIMRASRRLGRVHLLDGHVVEDEEQELVGLEILPHRREWHECERLEVLEELTDGTGFPVHKIVLE, encoded by the exons ATGGCCATGGACACATCGCCTCGGCTCTACCGCCGGCTCAGGAAGGCATCCGATATCTCCATCGCCACAACCGCTCCCTCCTCGTCCAAGCGT ATGCGTACGAAGGAGGAACACAGCAGCTGCTGCGAGGACAAGATCAGCAGCTTACCTGAGGAGATACTGATCATGATCCTTGACAAGCTAGACGCGCGCACAACAGTAACCACCACTATCCTTTCAAAGCGGTGGCTGGATCTTCCTCGGCGATCACACACATTTTATGATCTTTCCATTTATGATATTCTCCCTCCACGCTACCACAGGCTGAAGAAAATAGCTGTGGAGACTAAGGCCAGCTATGAGGTGGTGAAGAGGACTCAGAATCTGACTGACATCTGTGACAAGTATGATCGGTATAATGCCATCAAAGACCGGAGTGAGCAGTGGATGCGGAAAGTCCGTCTGCTCACACCCATCCTGCAACGTTATGAGCGTCTGGCCATGCGATGCTATGTTAAACGGGTGAATGCATTCCTTCTGCCTCCCGATAATGTTCAGCGACGGTCTTTCCAGAAGCTGAGGCTTCAGACCTTTTGGAGGCCCGGTCTTGATGAGTGGTTTACGGCAGCGGTTGGCAGATGGGGGGTTGAAGATTTAGAGATTGTCGTCGAGAGCCCTTGCAAGCAATTTGGATTCTATCCGTTAAATAGATGCCAGAATGTGCGGCTGAAACGCCTTCTGCTGTCCAATTTCTGTCATTATTATGGAACACCCCCATTGTTTTTTCAGAGGCTCACAACAATTACTCTGTGCAAGGGAAGTTCACGTCCCCACCTCGTATACGATATTCTGAGAGATTGCTTGCAGCTGGTGGATTTGAGGCTGCGGGATGGTCCGTATAGCCGAGCTCCTTTGCACGTCAATTTTCCTAACTCAAGGTTGAAGAATCTGCAAGTGGACAACTGCGATATTTTTAAAATCTATCTGACTTCAGTGCCTTGTCTTGAAACATTTGCTTGTCGGGGTCAGCCAACCAAACTACGCTACGGTGAGGTGCCTCGTCTTAGGCATGTGAGTTTGAACTTCTTGGAAACTGGATATGCATATACTGGTGAGCATGATTTGGTTCCTAGAAAAAACACCCATTCACTAAGCAAATTCTTTAAAGGGGTGCCGCCACCAGTAGAGGAGCTTTTTCTGCAATTGAGAGGGCATCAG ATGTGGATGAAACCAACCGCCATAATCAGCCGGCTTAACAATCTGAAGAAGTTATTCATTGCAAACGTGCCAATGGACTGGGATACATTCTGGATATTCACCCTATTTGCTGCCGCACCTTACTTGCAGTCGCTCCATGTTCAT TTTGACAATAACTTGGAGAAGGTGAGTGCTGCTGGATCACTAGACGTGCAGGTCGAGCAACCACAGCACCATCACCTCAGAGAACTCGTGGTCATCGGCTTCGATGGAGTGGCGTGGCAGACCGGCTTTGTGAAGCGGATCATGAGGGCGTCGCGGAGGCTGGGGCGTGTCCATTTGCTTGACGGGCACGTCGTGGAGGACGAGGAGCAGGAGCTCGTCGGACTGGAGATTCTCCCGCACCGGCGGGAGTGGCATGAGTGCGAGAGGTTGGAGGTGCTCGAAGAACTCACAGATGGCACTGGCTTCCCAGTTCACAAGATAGTTTTGGAGTGA